TCGTGGGTCTTGAACTCGGCGGTGAGGTCGCCGATGTCCTCGACGATGCCGGCGAGGATCTCGGCCTCGCTGCGGTTGGCGTCGCCCCACAGTGCCAGCGTCGACCCGGCCAGCGACACGAAGTCGGCAGGCACGGCGACACCCGATCGGCCCAGTACGGCCAGCGCCCGGGCGGTGAGTGCCACTCGACCCGAGGCCACGACAGCGCTGGCTTCGCCGATCTGGGCCGCGACCTCATGGTCGACCACCCCCATCTTGGAGCCGACGAACCACACCTGTGCGCCGCTGCCGAAGATGGACATCGGGTGGCCGACCTCCCCCAGGTCCTCGACCATGTCGGCGCCCTTGGCGCGCCATCCGTCGATCAGGTCGTCGGCGGCGAACCCGCCGGATTTCGTCACGGTGCCCGTGGCGGTGGCGATGGCCGAGACCACCCCGCCGCGTTCGATGACCGCAGCGGCGAGCGCGCCGCCGTTCTCGGCGAACCCCTCGATCGCCACGGACTTTCCGCTGAGACCGGATGCCGCATGGTGCGCCGTCACCGCGGCGCTCAATCCCTCGCAGCGGTCGGCGAAGTTCGGGCTGTCGCCGGCGAGGCGACCGGTGTCGCGTTCGTCGGCCTCACGCAGCGCTGCGAGATCGCTCTCCTCGACACCCTTGGCCGCGTCGGGGAGATACGTGCCGGCGGCCACGAGCTCGGCACACTCGGTGGCGAAGGCGCTGACCGCGTCGGCGCGATCGGGCCATTCGGCGCTGATGCCGGCTGACGCGCCGCCTCGCTTCATGCCGAGGATCGCGTAGGTGTAGGTCTGCGAGCGAGCGAGGTCCTGCGCGCCACCCTGGAGCACCTTGCGGGCCCAGCGGACCGGACCCGACGACGCCTCGGCGGTCTCGAGGTCGATGGCGACGAACGCGTCGGTGGAGCTGAACTTGTGGATGCGCACGACGCCGAGCGTAGGTGACGCGCCGCAGCCGCGACGGATTCGCGCTAGTCGCCGTCGGCCCGGCCGCCGATCCGCTTGATGACCTTGGCCGGCACCCCACCGGCGACGCAGTGCGCGGGCACGTCCTGGTTGACGACCGCGCCCGCTGCGATCACCGCATTGCGCCCGATCGTGACCCCGGGCAGCACGACCGCGCCATGACCGATCCAGCTGCCGTCGCCGATGCGTACGGGACGGTGGTCACCCAGCTGTCGACCGATCGGCGTGTCCGGATCGTCCATCCCGTGGTTGGCATCGGTCACGAACACGTCCTGACCGAACCACACGTCGTCGCCGATCTCGATCGACTCGTGGGCGGTGATGCCGCAGCGGATGCCGATCACGCAGCGGTCACCGATGACCAACGCCCGTGCCGGGGTCAGATGCTCCGAGCCCGGGTAGCCGGCGCTGAGTGTGGCGTAGGGGGCGATCATGGTGCCGGCTCCGATGTGGATCTGGCCGGGTCCGACCAGGGCGGACATCGGAAAGGCGATCACACTGCCCTCGCCGATCGCGCCGAAGCGATCGCTGCGGGCCGACCCGGGATGGATCCCACCCGTCGACTGCACGACTCGCCAGCCGCGGTGCACGGCCTCGCCGGCGATCCGGCGCATCCGTCGGCGAAGCAGGACGACCGGCGCAGCGGACATGAGCGACATCGTCGGACACTAGGCCAGCGCCGGCTCCGGGCCCCGGCTGCAGCTACCGTCAGCCCATGGCCGAGGAACTGGTGCCCGTGTTCCGTGTCGCCGATGCCGCGGCGGCAGCCGAGTGGTATCAGCGGTTGGGATTCACCGTGATCGGTGAACACCGCTTCGCGCCCGACCTCCCGTGCTACATGTTCCTGGCCCGCAACGGGGTACATCTGCACCTGTCGGAACACACCGGCGACGCGAGACCCGACACGCTCGTCTACTTCTATGTCGACGATGTCGATGTCATCGCCGACGAATTCGGTGTCACCGTCGAGACGCAGCCCTGGGCCCGTGAGATCGAGCTCCGTGACCCGGACGGCAACCGTCTGCGGATCGGCACGCCGGTCTGACCACTATCGGTGAGGGGCGACAGGAACTACCGTTGCACGATGGGGGTTCGGTCACGGAGCGGCGCAGTCGGACTGGTGCTCGCGCTCGGCGGGTCACTGATCTCGATCGGTAGCGTCGCTGCGGAGGACACCCCGCCGGCTGCGCCCACACCGGCGGAGGCGGAGGAGGAGCTTCTCTACGCCACCGAGGGCAACCGTCTGCGACGGTTCGACATCGACACGATCGGCACGGCCGATGTCGCCCAGGACGTGCTCGTGGACACCGCGGCCGATGAACCCACCGGCGGGCGCGACGTCAACGGAGAGATCTGCTTCCTGCCCGACGGGTCGGGCCGATTCGTGCTCGGCGAGGACACGGGCCAGCCGAACCCGCCGGCCGGATGGGGCATCTTCTCTCCCGATGGTGCGCAGCTGGCGAAGCTGACGGCGACCTACTTCGAGTCCGGCGCCGAGCCCCACGGCTGCGAGTTCGCGCCGGATGGCGCCCTCTTCACCAGCGAAGTCGGCTTCCAGGGGTTCGGCACCGCCAACGGCCAGCTGCTGATGTGGTTCGACATCGACAGCCCCACGCCCACCTTCTGCAAGATCGCCACCGATCTCGGCACGGCCGGATCGGTGACGATCGACCACGACGGCCGGGTCTACGTCTCGCAGTCGTCGGGCCTCTCCATCGAACGGTTCAGTCCGCCCTTCCCGACCGCGGCGACGCCGGCGGGCGGGTGCGGTGGGG
This region of Acidimicrobiales bacterium genomic DNA includes:
- a CDS encoding acyltransferase gives rise to the protein MSLMSAAPVVLLRRRMRRIAGEAVHRGWRVVQSTGGIHPGSARSDRFGAIGEGSVIAFPMSALVGPGQIHIGAGTMIAPYATLSAGYPGSEHLTPARALVIGDRCVIGIRCGITAHESIEIGDDVWFGQDVFVTDANHGMDDPDTPIGRQLGDHRPVRIGDGSWIGHGAVVLPGVTIGRNAVIAAGAVVNQDVPAHCVAGGVPAKVIKRIGGRADGD
- a CDS encoding glyoxalase superfamily protein translates to MAEELVPVFRVADAAAAAEWYQRLGFTVIGEHRFAPDLPCYMFLARNGVHLHLSEHTGDARPDTLVYFYVDDVDVIADEFGVTVETQPWAREIELRDPDGNRLRIGTPV